In Pithys albifrons albifrons isolate INPA30051 chromosome 6, PitAlb_v1, whole genome shotgun sequence, a single genomic region encodes these proteins:
- the PHLDA2 gene encoding pleckstrin homology-like domain family A member 2, translating to MKMQAEVIREGELEKRSDSLFQLWKKKLVVLTKDSLSLFPDGHKRAKGKELGFSSILKVDCVERTGKYIYFTIVTKDRKEIDFRCPDQSCWNASITMALIDFQNKRAIQDFKSRQEMEQAAGTQERRLARAP from the coding sequence ATGAAGATGCAAGCCGAGGTGATCCGCGAGGGCGAGCTGGAGAAGCGGAGCGACAGCCTTTTCCAGCTGTGGAAAAAGAAGCTGGTGGTGCTGACCAAGGACAGCCTCAGCCTCTTTCCCGACGGGCACAAACGGGCCAAGGGCAAGGAGCTGGGCTTCAGCTCCATCCTCAAGGTGGACTGCGTGGAGCGCACGGGCAAGTACATCTACTTCACGATCGTCACCAAGGACCGCAAGGAAATTGACTTTCGGTGCCCGGACCAGAGCTGCTGGAACGCCTCCATCACCATGGCCCTCATCGACTTCCAGAACAAACGGGCCATCCAGGACTTCAAGAGCCGCCAGGAGATGGAGCAGGCGGCGGGCACCCAGGAGCGGCGGCTGGCCCGGGCGCCCTGA